The DNA region AACTTTATAGGTCCTACTCCTCCAATTATAGCATATGCGTATCCAATTTCCCACATACTTTTTAAAGCAATCAATAATAAAGCTTTTCCTATATTTTCCCCTCTATAATTTTCATCTACTCCTGTAGGACCAAAAAAATCTTTACATGTAGCATCATAACAAGAAAAACCAACGATTTTATTTTTTATTTTATCTATAGCAATGAAACAACTTATTGGAGAATTTGAAAAAGATACGTCACATTCGCTTTCCCAGTAACCCCCAAAATTTTCTTTAACCCAATTTAAAACTAAACTTTTTTCTGGAGCTTTTGCTCTTCTAACACTAATACCTTTGTCTCTAAGTCGATTAAAAAGTTCTTCGTCATACTTTAAATCATAAAGTTTTACAAGCATGTCTGCCATTTTTTATTTCCTCCTAACTAATTTAACTACATACTGTCTTTAACTTTTCGGTACTTGCAGCTTTTTGTTTATATCTTAAAGCTCTCAACTAACCCTTTCAACTCTGAAGATATCTCATTCAACTCTTTAGCATCTTCATTTATACCTATAGCTTG from Petrotoga sp. 9PWA.NaAc.5.4 includes:
- a CDS encoding GNAT family N-acetyltransferase, yielding MADMLVKLYDLKYDEELFNRLRDKGISVRRAKAPEKSLVLNWVKENFGGYWESECDVSFSNSPISCFIAIDKIKNKIVGFSCYDATCKDFFGPTGVDENYRGENIGKALLLIALKSMWEIGYAYAIIGGVGPIKFYEKAVNAILIENSEPGIYEGLLKNN